From Candidatus Poribacteria bacterium:
TAAATGTCGGGAGTAGCGCGGGTAGCGAGGAGGAGATGACCGGCGGCGAGAATACGTTTGCTAATTTCCTTTACCTGATCGACCGTTTTGCCTTGACAAAAGATAACTTCCGGAAAGCCTTTGCGTAGTTGTCTATGATGATCGACTTTGGAAAACCCCAGATCCTCAAATGGTAGATGCCGCAAGGATTGTATGGCGGCATCTACGTTTACCTCACCGCGTTTAACGTCCTCCAAGAGTACGCGTAATCTGTCGAGGTTCATTGACCGTCCGTTCTAGATAAAGAAACCACAGGTATATAGCATTTCCGCCTGTGGTTTCTGTGTTGGGACAGGTTGTAAACTGTTTAGAAACAGATCTCCAACCTGTTTGTTCAAGTGAATTTTAACTATCGGCTTCGGCTTCTTCCTCATCCTGATCGCGAGAGAGCATATCCGCCAGTTCCGACTTCTTTTCGACAAAGGCAGATTTACCCGCCTCGACAGCGGCGCGCACCGATTCAGTCGCGTCATCTACTCGTGCTTTCCCTTTGTCGACTAGTTCAGTAACTCTTTCGGTTGTTGCTTCCCTTGCGCGATGGGCGCTGTCCATCGTTCGATCTTTGACATCCGTAGAAGCATCGCGAATCTTTTCTCGGGTTTCCCTACCGGCCATAGGAGCAAAGAG
This genomic window contains:
- a CDS encoding YtxH domain-containing protein codes for the protein MDNERQGNGLVVLLAFFTGGLIGSLLGLLFAPMAGRETREKIRDASTDVKDRTMDSAHRAREATTERVTELVDKGKARVDDATESVRAAVEAGKSAFVEKKSELADMLSRDQDEEEAEADS